CCTCGGCCTCCTTCGCCCCCTGGCCGCACGACACCGACGGCTGGCAGCACCGGAACGCCCTGCTGGCACACCTGCGCCGGATCATCCCGCACGACCTGCGGCTGCCCGAGCCGAGCCGCACCGCCGTCCTGCTGCGCTGCCGCGACGGCGCACCCGGGTGGACGGAGCAGGACGGCGCCTGGATGTGGGCACTGCGGGACGCGGCCGTGCTGCACGGGATGCGCTGCGGCGCGTACATCGGGCTCACCCCGGCGGGCTGGCAGGTCCTCGGGGACGGACGGAACGGGCGCAATCCGCATGCGGGTTCGTGGGCGGACGGGCCGGTGCACACCGTGACGGAGCTGCCGCCGCGCTCGGTGCTCGACGCCCCGCGCGGCCAGCGCGCCCGCCGGCAGGTGGTCGAGCAGCCGCCGCCCGGCGAGGGCGCACCGCGCTCGCCGCAGTCCGAGCCGCCGTGGATCCCGGGGCGGGTCGCCGCAGCCGAGCAGGCCCGCCGCACCGGCACGGGCTGAAGCCGGGCGCGCCACGCCGTGGACCGACGCCGGGCGCCGGCCCCGCCGGAGGACGGACTGCGGGCCCGGCACCGTACGGCGCCGGGCCCGGAGCGGGACGGGTGTGGTCGGGCCCGGTCAGGCCCTGACCGGGCGTCCGGGCGCGGCGCCGGCCGCCCCCGTGGCCGCCGGGCCTGCGTCACCGCAGACCACCAGCAGCGCGGTCGCGTGGCCGAGCGCCTTGGTGTAGGCCTCGGCGGCCCGGGCGGCCGGTCCGCCGTTGACCACCAGGACGACCACCTCGCGCCGGACCGGGCGGGTCAGCGCGGCGTCGGCGTAGAACACGTCCCCGCCCTCGGCGAGTTGCGCCCAGTAGCGCTCCTCACCGAAGGACAGCTCGTGCTGCTGCCAGGGGTGCGCCCCGCCGACCGTCAGCACCAGGATCTGGCCCGGGTCGCGGCCGGAGTCGAGCAGCAGGTCGACGGCGTCGTCGGCGCGCCCGACCGCCTGGGCCGGGGTGGCGGCGATCCGCTGGACCTCCACCTGCGGTGCGGCGGGGGCCGGGCGGCGAACCGCCGGGCCGGGCTTGGGGATCCGCGGCGGCGGACCGGGACGGGCGGCGTGCGGAGGGGCCGGGCTCGGGGGCGCCGGGCGGGGGCCGGGCACCGGAGCCGGGGCGGCGACGGTGGTGGTGGGTGCGCTGGCGGGTGCGCCGCCGGTGGCGGGCACGTGGAGGGCTTGTGCGTCCGACTCGCGGGGGAAGGGAACGCCGGGGCCCGGGAGGCTCTCGTGAATCTCCGGCTCCTCGGGGAAGACAGGCATACCCGGATATCTATCAAATGCCGGTCGGACGCGCACGGGCGCCCCACCCATTGAGCACCGGACACCTGCCGCCCCCGCCCCGGCAATTCCAGACGGACCGTCAGAAACCGAGCGTCAACTGTTCGTCGGCGGACTCCCGGCCCTCGCCCACGAGCTCCCGAACGCGCTTGAGGTGGCGCCACTTCGGCAGGGCGTCCATGTACGCCCAGGAGAGCCGGTGGTGTCCGGTCGGGCCGTGCTCCTCCAGCGCTGCGCGGTGCACCGGGGACGGATAGCCGGCGTTGTCGGCGAAGCCGTACTCCGGGCACCCCTCGCCCAGTTCGGCCATCAGGCCGTCGCGGTGGACCTTGGCGAGAACCGAGGCTGCGGAGACGCAGATGCAGGACTGGTCGCCCTTGATCACCGTGCGCACCCGCCAGGGGCCGCCGAGGTAGTCGTGCTTGCCGTCCAGGATCACCGCGTCGGGCTCGACCGGCAGCGCCTCCAGCGCGCGGCCAGCGGCCAGCCGCAGCGCCGCCGTCATGCCGAGTTCGTCGCACTCCTGCGGCGAGGCCTGTCCGATGGCGTACGCGGTGACCCAGTCGGCGAGGACCGGGGCGAGTGCGCGGCGGCGCAGTTCGGTCAGCAGCTTGGAGTCGGTCAGCCCCTCCGGCGCCTTGCGCAGACCGGTGACGGCCGCACCGACGGTGACCGGCCCGGCCCAGGCGCCGCGCCCGACCTCGTCCAGGCCGACGACGGTCCTGGCGCCGGCCCGGCGGAGCGAGCGTTCGACGGAGTGCGTCGGCGGGACGATGGGCATGGCGGATTCCGTTCAGCTGGGGCAGCCTCCAGCCTAAGCCCGGATCATCGGCCACAGGACCTCGCCCACCAGCCGGGTGGCGAAGTCCGGTCCCAGGTCCTGGAATCCGCGGATCTTGGCCTGGTAGAGCAGCATCGCCGGGATGACGTCGGCCACCAGCGGGGTGGCCGCGCCGGGCCGGACGTCGCCGCGTTCGGCTCCGTGGCGGAGGATCTCCAGGATGGTCGCCGTGGTCGGATCGATGACCCGGTCGTTGATGAAGCACTTGAAGACCTCGGCCCGCTCCTGGTCGATCTCGGCCATCAGCGCGTGGATCGCGGCGCCTGCCCGGGAGGCCAGTGCGGCCACGAACGCCTCGATGAGCTGCAGGAGTTCGTCGCGGGCGGACCCGAGGTCCGGGGTGTCGTAAGGGCGTGGAAGAGTGGCGTCCAGGGCGTCGATGACGAGTTCGTCCTTGGACGCCCAGCGCCGGTAGAGCGCGGCCTTCCCGGTCCGCGCCGCGCCGGCGACGCCTTCCATGGTCAGCCGCGCGTATCCGCCGGAGGTGAGCTGGTCGAGCGCGGCCTCGAAGATCGCGTTCTCCAGTTCCTTGCCACGGCGCCGTCCGGGTCGCGCCAGGGCCTGGTGGGCGGCCCGCACCGGGCAGAGGGCCGCCCCCGCGACCGATTCGACGCCCGTGGCATGCGAGGCGCCCGAAGGCCGCGGGGCACCCGGAATCCGCACGGCGTCCGAGGCCTGCAAGGTGTCCGGGGCCCGCAAGGTGTCCGGTGAACTCCCGGGCGGGGGCGTCGCGTCCGCCGCCGGTCCGGCCGTCCGCCCGGACGACCGACCGGTCCGGTCCGCCACCAGGCGCCGTACCAACCGCTCCATCACCACCACCCTTAAGGAACGCTTGCGTTCACAATCACGACCAGGATATCGTCCCGATTAGTGAACGATCCCGTTCCTTCCCGGCCTGCGCAAGGCCGCGCAGCGCCACATCCGGACACCGGCGGTCCGCCGGGTCCACAGCACCGAGCACATGGCCAGCAGGGGGCACATTCGTGGCTATCTCCGACACGCTCAGCAAGAACGCACCACCGCAGGCCGGAAAGGGTCGGGGCAAGGGCATCACCCTGGCCGTCATCGCGGCCACCCAGCTCATGGTGGTCCTCGACGCGACGATCGTGAACATCGCGTTACCGCACATCAAGGACGCCCTGAACTTCTCGACCACCGACCTGTCGTGGGTCATCAACGCCTACACGCTGACCTTCGGCGGGCTCCTGCTGCTCGGCGGCCGCGCGGGCGACATCCTCGGCCGCCGCCGGGTGTTCATCTTCGGCACCCTGCTGTTCGGCCTGGCCTCGCTGCTCGGCGGCTTCGCGCAGGACAGCAGCCTGCTCCTGGCCGCCCGCGCGCTCCAGGGCATCGGTGGCGCGATCTGCTCCCCGACGGCCTTCGCCCTGATCGCCACCAACTTCGAGGAGGGGCCGGAACGCAACAAGGCGTTCGGCGTCTTCTCGGCGGTGGCCGGATCGGGTGCCGCGATCGGCCTGCTGGCCGGCGGTCTGCTCACCGAGTACCTGGACTGGCGCTGGGTGTTCTTCGTCAACGTGCCGATCGCGATCCTGATCGCCGTCGCCGCGCCGCGTTACATCGCGGAGTCCGAGCGCCACCCGGGCCGCTTCGACCTGCCCGGCGCACTCGCCTCGACCCTCGGCCTGGTCGGCCTGGTCTACGGGTTCATCCGGGCCGCCTCGGACGGCTGGTCGGACAGCATCACGCTCGGCTCCTTCGCGGCCGGCGCGATCCTGCTCGCCGCGTTCTTCGTGATCGAGAACCGCACCGACCAGCCGATCACCCCGCTGCACCTGTTCGCCAACCGCAACCGCACCGGTGGCCTGGTGATGATGCTCTGCCTGGCCGCGGCCATGTTCGGCATCTTCTTCTACGTGGTGCTGTTCGTGCAGGGCCCGCTCGGCTACAGCCCGCTGAAGGCCGGCGTGTCGTTCCTGCCGATCAGCGTCTCGATCATCATCGCCGCGCAGATCGCCTCCAACCTCCAGGCCAAGTACGGCCCGAAGCCGTTCATGGCGGGCGGCGCGCTGCTGGTCACCGCGGGCCTCACCTGGCTGACCCAGATGAGCGGGGACAGCGGCTACCTGGACGGGGTGCTCGGCCCCACGGTGGTGTTCGGCTTCGGCATGGGCCTGATCTTCGTCCCGGTGATGCTGCTCGCCGTCGCCGGCGTCCCGGGCGAGGAGACCGGCGCCGCCTCGGGCCTGCTCAACTCGATGCAGCAGATCGGCGGTTCGCTCGGCCTCTCGATCCTGACCACGGTCTTCGCGCACTACGCCACGGCCGAGGCCACCGCGCAGCTGCCCGGGTTCATGAAGAGCGCGACCCCGGACCAGCTGGCCTACCTCCAGCAGCACCACGAGTTCCCGCCGGGGACGGACGCCGCCAACTCCGTCCTCACCCAGGGCATTTCGCACGGCTTCATCGTGGGCGCCGCGCTCGCGGCGGTCGCCCTGCTGATCGCGGTCTTCGTGATCAAGGCCAAGGCCAGCGACCTGCCGAGCGGCGACTCCTCCGCCGTCGCGATGCACTGACACCGGAACGTCCGGGCGCCGGAACGACCCGACACCGGAACGGCCGAGGCCTGTCCAACGCCACAACGCCCAGGGCCGGCCGGGAGCAGCACGCTCCCGGCCGGCCCTTTCGCCTTCCAGCCCTGCCACCTTCCGGCACGCCCGCCTTCCAGCCCTGCCGCCTTCCAGCCCTGCCGCCTTCCAGCCCTGCCGCCTTCCGGCACGCCCGGCTACCAGCCCTCGTACCCCAGCCCCGCCCGGTCGCAGGGCCGGCGGCCGAACACCGGCGAGTCGACCGGCGGCCGCTCCGCCAGGATCCTCCGGGCCCGGGCGACCGAGGCGCCCGTCGCGTACCAGGGGTTCGCCTCCGCGCCCAGGTCCTGGTCGATCAGCTCCAGGGCGCAGCTGCGCTGCGGTTCGGGCAGCCGGTCCAGGGCGGGCACCGCGTCCGCCGAGAGGTCGCGGACGTTGCGCAGGTCGATCGCCGCGCCGTGCGGGTCGGTCCGCAGGGCCTGCTCGTACCGGCTGACGTTCTGCTCGGCGACGATCGTGTCCGGCCCCATCAGTCCGTACACCGCTACGGTGAGCATCCCGCTGAGGACGACGACGCGCGGCAGCCAGCCGGTGCGGCGGGTCAGCCCGGCGGTGATCAGCAGCAGGAAGACGACGCCGAGCCACACCTCGACCACGAGCACCCACAGCCGCAGCCGGGTGAGCCCGGAGGCGTCCACGTAGAACCACATCCGGCCGAGTGCCGAGGCGACCACGGCCAGCGCGAGCACGCAGAGCAGTCCGAGCAGGATCCGCGCCACCCGGTGGTCGGCGGCGGTGGTGCGCGGCGCCCAGCGCTTGGCGACCGCCACCACGACCAGGGTGAGCACGGTGATCACGCTCAACTGCCAGAAGCCTTGCCGGGCGTAGGCGGAGCGGCTCATCCCGGTGTTGCTCAGCACGGCGTCCGCGCCGCCGAGCACGACGACGGCCTGGAGCGCCACGAAGACGCCGAACATCAGGTTGAGCGCGACCAGCGGCAACGCCCACTCCAGCCGCCGGCGCTCCCGGCCCGGCCGGATCACCGTCCGGTCCCAGCGGCGCGGGCCGGCCGCGATCCGTGCGAAGCCCAGCGCGGTGAGCGTCCCCAGCACGAACAGCAGCCCGCGCGTCGGGAGCTGGTCGAGGTCGAGGTCCGGGCTGAGCCCGCCCAGCAGGTCCGCCATGGCGGCGTCGGCGCTGGCGAACAGCAGGCCGAAGACGGTCAGCAGGGCGACGGCGACCGCGAGCGCCTTGAGCACCGGGACGATCCGGCCGCGGCCGGGCAGCGAGCGCCCTGCCATGCCGGTCCAGGCCCACCGCACGGCCGGCAGCAGCTGCTCGGGCAGACCGGGCAGCGCGAGCAGGACGCCGGGCCAGCGGCGGCCGCCGTGCAGGGCCAGTGAGGCCAGCCCGAGCGCCCCCAGGACGGCGAGCAGGGTGGGCCAGCCAGCTTCCCACCGGACCGGGACGGCGAGCAGGACGAGGGCGAGCACGCTCCAGACGACCGTCCAGGGCCGGATCCTCCGGCCCGCCGCCCGGGCGGCGCAGCCGGCCCCGACGGCGGTGGCGGTGCCGCAGATCAGCAGGTTGGCGCCGAGTCCGTCGTACAGCAGCCAGGCCGTCAGCAGGCCGGTGAGCAGGGCGAGCAGGACGACCCGGGGAGTGGCACCGCCCCGGCGGTCGGGGGCGCTGAGGCGCAGCCAGGCGGTGACGGGGTTCGGGGGGACGGGCCCGCCGGGCGCCCGGTAGGGGGCGTACGGCCCGTACGGCCCGGAGGACCCGTACGGCCCGTACGGCCCGTACGGTCCGGGCGGTCCGTACGACGGGCGCTCCGGCGCGGGGGGCGGATCGGCCGAGGCGGGCGTGGACAGGCCGGACATGAGTCCCCCTCAGTGGTCGGCGGGTATGCGGGGACCGCCCTCACGGCGGTCCGCCGACGGGCGCGCTCGGCGCCGCCGCAGCCGACTGTAGACCATTCTGAACAGGTTCAAAAGTTGGTTCTGAACGCGTTCAGAATGGAATCCGGACACCCCGGCCCGCTACCCCTTCACCGACCCGGCCAGCAGCCCCCGCACGAAGTACCGCTGCAGGCTGAAGAAGACGATCAGCGGCACGACGATCGACAGGAACGCCCCGGCCGTCAGCAGCTCCCAGCGCCCCCCGAGCGAGCCGGACAGCTGCGCCAGCCGTACCGTCATCGGCGCCACCTCCGGTGTGCCGCCGGCGAAGGTCAGCGCCACCAGCAGGTCGTTCCAGACCCACAGGAACTGGAAGATCGCGAACGAGGCCAGCGCCGGGGCGCTCAACGGCAGCACGATCGAGCGGAAGATCTTGAAGTGCGAGGCGCCGTCCACCACCGCCGCCTCCATCAGGTCCCGCGGCAGCTGGGCGATGAAGTTGTGCAGCAGGAACACCGCCAGCGGCATCGCGAACATGGTGTGCGCCAGCCAGACCGGCGCGTAGCTGCCCTTCAGGTCCACCGCCGGGACCAGCGTCAGCGAGCCCAGGTGCGCGCCGGAGGCGAACAGCCGCAGCAGCGGGATCAGCGCCATCTGCAGCGGGACCACCTGCAGCGCGAACACGGTGAAGAACACCGCGTCGCTCCCCCGGAACCGCACCCAGGCCAGCGCGTAGGCCGCCATCGCGGCGAGCACCAGCGGGAAGACGGTCGCCGGGATGCTGATCGCCAGCGAGTTGACCAGGAACGGCATCAGTCCGGTGGAGACGCCGGCGCCTCCCTCGAACAGCACCGAGTGGTAGTTGCCGAGGCCGAAGTCCGGGTGGAGGAAGGCGTTCCACCAGCCGCTGGCCGTCACGTCCTGCTTGGGCCGCAGCGAGGTCACCAGCAGGCCCAGCGTCGGGATCGTCCAGAGCACCGTCATCGCGATCACGAACACCGAGGCCAGCGGGCTGCCGAAGGCCCTGCGGACCGGACCGGGGGCCCCGGCCACCCCGACGGACGCCTCCGGGACACGGGCCTTCGGGACGGACGCCTTCGGACCGGCCCCCTTCCGGACACGGGCCTTCGGGACACGGGCCTTCGGGTCGCGCTCCTTGCGCAGCGAGGTCACCGCACCTCACGCTCCTTCCGCAGCTGGACGATGTTGTAGGCCACCAGCGGCAGCACCGCGAGGAAGAGGATCACCGCGAGGGCGCTGCCCCGCCCGGCGTTGAACTGCACGAAGGACTGCGAGTACATCTCGTTGGCCAGCACCTGGGTGCCGAAGTTGCCGCCGGTCATGGTGCGGACGATGTCGAAGGCCTTGAGCGTGATGATCATGACGGTGGTCAGCACCACCATCACCGTGGTGCGGATCATCGGCACGGTGACGTACCAGAACAGCCGCACCCCGCTCGCGCCGTCCAGCCGGGCCGCCTCCACGACCTCGTTCGGGATCGCCTTGATCGCCGCCGACAGCACCACCATCGCGAAGCCGGTCTGCACCCAGACCAGCACCGCCATCAGCAGGAAGGTGTTCAGCGGCTGCGAGAGCATCCAGTTCGGCGGGTCGTCCCAGCCCACCGCGACGGCGAGCTGGCTGAGCAGGCCGATCTGCGGCTGCCCCGGCCCGCGCGACTCGTAGACGAACTTGAAGATGATCGAGGCGCCGACCAGCGAGATCGCCATCGGCATGAAGATCAGCGACTTGTAGACCGCCTGCCCGCGCATCCGGTCCACCAGCAGCGCGAGCACCAGGCCCAGCCCGGTCGCCACCAGCGGCGCGACCACCAGCCACAGCAGGGTGTTCAGCAGCACCTTCTGCACCGAGTCGGTGGTGAGCGCCCAGCCGAAGTTCTCGCCGCCGACGAACCGGCTGCCGTCGTCGTTCTGCAGGCTCAGGTAGACCGTGCGGACCAGCGGCACCACCAGGCCGACGGCCAGCAGCAGCACCGCCGGGCCGAGGAACACCGCGACCGCCAGCGGGCGGGCCAGCCGGCCCCGCGCCCGGCCGGCGACCAGGAAGACCACCAGCAGGATGCCGAGGAAACCGGCGACGGCGCCGAAGGTGTTGCCGAACTTGACGGCGGCATCACCCCAGGTGCCGGCCGCCAGTCTCGCGGTGGCCAGGACGGCGGAGGAGGACGGGGATCCGGGTACGGACATGGCTGTACGTCCCTTCGGGTGCGGTGGGAAGGGGGCGGGCGGTGCGGGTGGGTGGCCCCGCACCGCCCTCGACAGGTGGTCCCGGTGACTCGCCGGCCCGGCGGACGGCGACCGGCGGACGGCGACCGGCGGCCGGCGACCGACGACCAGCAGCCAGCGGCAACAGACGACCAGCAGTCGGCGACCGGCGACCGGCAGCCGGCACCCAGCGGCCGGCGTCAGAAGCTACGACCGCCGACCGCCGACGCCTACTGCGGCCAGGCGGCGTCGATGTCGGCGGCGGTCTTCTGGATCGACTGCCCTTCGGCGAACCAGGCGGTCAGCGACTTCCACTCCTGCCCGGCGCCGATCGCGGCCGGCATCAGGTCGGAGCCGTCGAAGCGGAAGGTGGCCGCCGGGTCGGTCAGCGCCTCGGCCGACAGCTTGTCGATCGGGTCGGTGTACAGGCTCTTGTCCACGCCCTGGTTGGCCGAGACCCAGCCGCTCGCGGTCTTCACCCGGCTGCTCGCCCAGTCCGAGCTGGACAGGTAGTTCTGCACCGCCTGCACCTCGGGCCGGTCGGAGAAGGCGGCCAGGAACTCGCCGCCGCCCTCGACCGGGTTGGCGACCGACGGGTTCACCGCCGGCAGGTGGAAGGCGAACACGTCCCCGTCCGGACCGACCTTGGTGCCCTTGGGCCACTGCGCCTCGTAGAAGGAGGCCTGCTGCAGCATCAGGCACTTGCCGCCCAGGATCGGCGTGCCCGCGTCCTGGAAGGTGGTGGTGGCGATCGACTTCACGTCGCCGAAGCCCGCGTTCGTCCAGGCCGGGTTCTGCATCCAGTCGGCGACGGTCTTCATCGCCGTGGTGATCTTGGGGTCGGAGAACTTCACCTGGTGGCCGACCCACTGGTCGTACACCTCACCGCCGTACGAGCCCAGCACGACCTCCTCCAGCCAGTCGGTGGCCGGCCAGCCGGTGGCCGTACCGGAGGCGATGCCGCCGCACCACGGCTTGGGGCCGCCCGCCTTGGCGATCCGGTCGCTGAGCGCCATCAGGTCCGCCCAGGTCTTCGGCACCTCGTAGCCGGCCGCCTTGAAGGCCTTCGGCGAGTACCAGACCAGCGACTTCATGTTGGCGCTCATCGGCGCCGCGTAGAAGGTTCCGTTGACCGAGCCGTAGGTCTTCCAGACCGGGCTCCACTTGTCCTGGTTGGCGACGGTCTGGGCGGGCGGCTTCGCCACCTTGCCGCTCTTCACCATCTGCGCCAGCAGGCCCGGCTGCGGGATGATCGCGAAGTCCGGCGCGTTGCCGCCGGTCACCCGGACCGGCAGCTGGGACTCGAAGTCGTTCGAACCCTCGTAACTGATCTTGATCCCGGTGCACTTGGCGAACTCGGCCCAGGACTTCTCCAGGTTGTCAGACTCCGGGCTCAGGATGGACGCGAACATCGTCACCGTCGTGCCCGAATGCCCGGCGTACGGCTGGTACTTGGCGCAGTCGCCGGACAGCGACTGAGCCGCGCCGCCTCCGCCGCCCCCCGAACCGCCGGAGCTGTTGGAGCAGGCCGCGGTCAGCGCCAGCGCCGCCAGCAGGGCGGGCACGGCGACCGCACGACGGCGGAAGGTACGGGAAGTCGATTGCGGCGCGGTCGGATTGGGGGTCAATGCGGTTCTCCTCGCCAGGGCGTGGCTGCCGACGGTGGCTGAACGACATTGCGCTGTACCGGAGATGGGCCCACAGGGGCACGGACGGAGGACGGCCGGACTGATCCAAGACGTTAACGCAGCAGCCCTCCTCCGCCAAGGTCCGCGTTCGACTTTCACCGGTCGGTGTCCCGACCGTGACCCACCACCAGGCGATTCCCGGATCGCCGCCACCACAAGTCGAAGGCCCCGCCCGGAATATCCGAACAGGGCCTCCCCCTGGCACCGGGTCGGTAACCGTCAGAACAGCCGGATCGGCAGCTCCAGCAGACTGTTCACCACCAGCGACCCGCTCGACCGCAGCTCGGCGTCCGGCACCGCGAGCGACAGCTCCGGGAACCGCGCGAACAACGCCGGCAGCGCGACCCCCGCCTCCAGCCGGGCCAGCGGCGAACCCGGGCAGACGTGCGGGCCGTGCCCGAAGGACAGGTGGCGGCTCGGATCCCGGGTGACGTCGAACAGCTCCGCCGTCACCCCGTGCTGCAGCGGATCCCGGCCGATCGCGTTGTACGAGACCAGCACCGGCTCACCCGCCGGGATCACCACGTCGCCGACCGGGATCGGCTCGGCCGTGAAGCGGAACAGGAAGTTGCTGGTCGGCGGCGTCCAGCGGAGCGACTCCTCAACCACCGCCTCCCAGGACACCTTCCCCGAACGCACCAGCTCCAGCTGGTCCGGGTGCGCCAGCAGCGCCCGCACCGCGTTGCCGATCAGGTTCACCGTGGTCTCGTGACCCGCCGCGATGATCACCCGCAGGGTGGCCGCGGCCTCCGCGTCGGTCAGCGCCCCGCCCTCGGTGTCGGCCGCCAGCAGCGCGCTCGCCAGGTCCTCACCGGGGGCCGAACGGCGCTGCGCCACCAGCTCGTTGACGAAGGCGTTCAGCCCGGCGATGGTCGCCTGGATGCCCGCCGGGTCCGGCTTGACGCCGAAGAACCGCTCGTACAGGTCGCGCAGAACGGCGTGGTCCGACTCCGGAACGCCCAGCAGCGAGCAGATCACCGTCATCGGCAGCGGGAAGGCGAAGGCCGTCTTCAGGTCGACCACCGGCTCCCCCGCCGCCAGGGCGTCCAGCAGCGCGTGGGTGATCTCCTCGACCCGCGGACGCATCAGCTCCACCCGGCGCGGGGTGAAGGCCTGCGCGACCAGCGCCCGCAGCCGACGGTGCTCGGCACCGTCCGTGGTCACCATGCTCG
The genomic region above belongs to Streptomyces sp. 1331.2 and contains:
- a CDS encoding ABC transporter substrate-binding protein, which encodes MTPNPTAPQSTSRTFRRRAVAVPALLAALALTAACSNSSGGSGGGGGGAAQSLSGDCAKYQPYAGHSGTTVTMFASILSPESDNLEKSWAEFAKCTGIKISYEGSNDFESQLPVRVTGGNAPDFAIIPQPGLLAQMVKSGKVAKPPAQTVANQDKWSPVWKTYGSVNGTFYAAPMSANMKSLVWYSPKAFKAAGYEVPKTWADLMALSDRIAKAGGPKPWCGGIASGTATGWPATDWLEEVVLGSYGGEVYDQWVGHQVKFSDPKITTAMKTVADWMQNPAWTNAGFGDVKSIATTTFQDAGTPILGGKCLMLQQASFYEAQWPKGTKVGPDGDVFAFHLPAVNPSVANPVEGGGEFLAAFSDRPEVQAVQNYLSSSDWASSRVKTASGWVSANQGVDKSLYTDPIDKLSAEALTDPAATFRFDGSDLMPAAIGAGQEWKSLTAWFAEGQSIQKTAADIDAAWPQ
- a CDS encoding ribonuclease HII encodes the protein MPIVPPTHSVERSLRRAGARTVVGLDEVGRGAWAGPVTVGAAVTGLRKAPEGLTDSKLLTELRRRALAPVLADWVTAYAIGQASPQECDELGMTAALRLAAGRALEALPVEPDAVILDGKHDYLGGPWRVRTVIKGDQSCICVSAASVLAKVHRDGLMAELGEGCPEYGFADNAGYPSPVHRAALEEHGPTGHHRLSWAYMDALPKWRHLKRVRELVGEGRESADEQLTLGF
- a CDS encoding DUF4153 domain-containing protein; protein product: MSGLSTPASADPPPAPERPSYGPPGPYGPYGPYGSSGPYGPYAPYRAPGGPVPPNPVTAWLRLSAPDRRGGATPRVVLLALLTGLLTAWLLYDGLGANLLICGTATAVGAGCAARAAGRRIRPWTVVWSVLALVLLAVPVRWEAGWPTLLAVLGALGLASLALHGGRRWPGVLLALPGLPEQLLPAVRWAWTGMAGRSLPGRGRIVPVLKALAVAVALLTVFGLLFASADAAMADLLGGLSPDLDLDQLPTRGLLFVLGTLTALGFARIAAGPRRWDRTVIRPGRERRRLEWALPLVALNLMFGVFVALQAVVVLGGADAVLSNTGMSRSAYARQGFWQLSVITVLTLVVVAVAKRWAPRTTAADHRVARILLGLLCVLALAVVASALGRMWFYVDASGLTRLRLWVLVVEVWLGVVFLLLITAGLTRRTGWLPRVVVLSGMLTVAVYGLMGPDTIVAEQNVSRYEQALRTDPHGAAIDLRNVRDLSADAVPALDRLPEPQRSCALELIDQDLGAEANPWYATGASVARARRILAERPPVDSPVFGRRPCDRAGLGYEGW
- a CDS encoding cytochrome P450 family protein: MTAAPAPIVLDPLARDNAAEGALLRAAGPVVPIELPGGVAAWAVTRHGAARELLTDARLVKDAAHWGAYQRGEVPKTWPLIGLAVPGPSMVTTDGAEHRRLRALVAQAFTPRRVELMRPRVEEITHALLDALAAGEPVVDLKTAFAFPLPMTVICSLLGVPESDHAVLRDLYERFFGVKPDPAGIQATIAGLNAFVNELVAQRRSAPGEDLASALLAADTEGGALTDAEAAATLRVIIAAGHETTVNLIGNAVRALLAHPDQLELVRSGKVSWEAVVEESLRWTPPTSNFLFRFTAEPIPVGDVVIPAGEPVLVSYNAIGRDPLQHGVTAELFDVTRDPSRHLSFGHGPHVCPGSPLARLEAGVALPALFARFPELSLAVPDAELRSSGSLVVNSLLELPIRLF
- a CDS encoding carbohydrate ABC transporter permease, encoding MTSLRKERDPKARVPKARVRKGAGPKASVPKARVPEASVGVAGAPGPVRRAFGSPLASVFVIAMTVLWTIPTLGLLVTSLRPKQDVTASGWWNAFLHPDFGLGNYHSVLFEGGAGVSTGLMPFLVNSLAISIPATVFPLVLAAMAAYALAWVRFRGSDAVFFTVFALQVVPLQMALIPLLRLFASGAHLGSLTLVPAVDLKGSYAPVWLAHTMFAMPLAVFLLHNFIAQLPRDLMEAAVVDGASHFKIFRSIVLPLSAPALASFAIFQFLWVWNDLLVALTFAGGTPEVAPMTVRLAQLSGSLGGRWELLTAGAFLSIVVPLIVFFSLQRYFVRGLLAGSVKG
- a CDS encoding MFS transporter produces the protein MAISDTLSKNAPPQAGKGRGKGITLAVIAATQLMVVLDATIVNIALPHIKDALNFSTTDLSWVINAYTLTFGGLLLLGGRAGDILGRRRVFIFGTLLFGLASLLGGFAQDSSLLLAARALQGIGGAICSPTAFALIATNFEEGPERNKAFGVFSAVAGSGAAIGLLAGGLLTEYLDWRWVFFVNVPIAILIAVAAPRYIAESERHPGRFDLPGALASTLGLVGLVYGFIRAASDGWSDSITLGSFAAGAILLAAFFVIENRTDQPITPLHLFANRNRTGGLVMMLCLAAAMFGIFFYVVLFVQGPLGYSPLKAGVSFLPISVSIIIAAQIASNLQAKYGPKPFMAGGALLVTAGLTWLTQMSGDSGYLDGVLGPTVVFGFGMGLIFVPVMLLAVAGVPGEETGAASGLLNSMQQIGGSLGLSILTTVFAHYATAEATAQLPGFMKSATPDQLAYLQQHHEFPPGTDAANSVLTQGISHGFIVGAALAAVALLIAVFVIKAKASDLPSGDSSAVAMH
- a CDS encoding carbohydrate ABC transporter permease, which encodes MSVPGSPSSSAVLATARLAAGTWGDAAVKFGNTFGAVAGFLGILLVVFLVAGRARGRLARPLAVAVFLGPAVLLLAVGLVVPLVRTVYLSLQNDDGSRFVGGENFGWALTTDSVQKVLLNTLLWLVVAPLVATGLGLVLALLVDRMRGQAVYKSLIFMPMAISLVGASIIFKFVYESRGPGQPQIGLLSQLAVAVGWDDPPNWMLSQPLNTFLLMAVLVWVQTGFAMVVLSAAIKAIPNEVVEAARLDGASGVRLFWYVTVPMIRTTVMVVLTTVMIITLKAFDIVRTMTGGNFGTQVLANEMYSQSFVQFNAGRGSALAVILFLAVLPLVAYNIVQLRKEREVR
- a CDS encoding TetR/AcrR family transcriptional regulator yields the protein MRAAHQALARPGRRRGKELENAIFEAALDQLTSGGYARLTMEGVAGAARTGKAALYRRWASKDELVIDALDATLPRPYDTPDLGSARDELLQLIEAFVAALASRAGAAIHALMAEIDQERAEVFKCFINDRVIDPTTATILEILRHGAERGDVRPGAATPLVADVIPAMLLYQAKIRGFQDLGPDFATRLVGEVLWPMIRA